GACTTTGCAGATTACAGTTGCTTTGAAAAACTacacacaaacaaaaagaaatataatcataacaaagctaaaatgaaacaccacTGATCACAAGGAGTAAAATTGCACTTGCCAGCAATATGCAGTGCTGGTGCCACTAAGAAGCGATGCATCTCATAAAGGCTGCAAAGTCAACATTGTTGCTGCTTTTTATAAGCAAAATCTACAGACAAATGAAGTGACACAGATGCCCACGCGACAAATTTACTGGCAGCGCAGTACATGTCTTGGGCAATATATTTGCTCCCATCATCACTTCACAATATATTAAAAATCATCACACAACTGGCTGCTGGATGTTTGCACAAAAAAGAGAGATATACAGACAATGAATTATGAATGAATGCGCAAAATTACCGCTCACAATGTGCAAGTTTCTGCACTAGCACACACAGCAAACATGCTAGTAGGCCATAAATGACACACCAAAGGATGAAATTCGCAACAAAATTCCCCATCACCTCAGAACTACCAGGAGTAACCTAACTACTTTGATGCCTATCATTAGTGTGCGAGTTACTGAAAGCAGAAACAAAACTGATGACAAATATTACAATCACACACACATAATGTTGCCACAAAAACAATGGCCTCAATATACACCGTATATCACATACAACAGCTACTAGAAATGTGACATTTTGCTCTCAAACGCACGGTTCAGTTCAAACAAAAGAACCTTGGCAACTTTACACACCAGTAGAAACCCTTGCAGATCACACAACACAAGCTGACAGTGCAAGCTCTTGTACGGTCAAGAATCTACTAGCTTAAGAGACTCCAGGTGCTACAACAATAAAGGCAGCATGACGCACACACACGGAGTGCGTCACTTGTTCCAGATCGGTTATCTTTAGACCCCGTCAATACCATGGGTGCCCATTACGTTACACACCATGCACATTTCCAACTCCAGTGGGAAGATAGTTACAAAGTTAATCACCTAACACAGCTGTGAGCTTGCAGACTGAGGCTTCCACTAAGCCAATTCATTTCTGAAATTGCCCCATACACCCTCTATTATTGCCTTTCAACActgcatcacaaaaaaaaaaaaagtctgccgAGAGTAAATGTCAAGTGTTTGCACACGCCACTCAGTGCAGCAAATACCTGTCGCATGCTACAAGTACAGATGAAGCAAATGGCATTGTTGCAAGATATTGCTAACCTTAACTGCACTGCAAGTACTTATGCAATGCTTTAACAGCAATATTCAGAACACCTGCCTCCTGCCATTTCCAAAGGCTAACTAGGATTAGTATTAATAACTGGCATACAGACTGCTTCACGAGATTACCTCTAGACTCCCACCACACAAGAGCAGTGCAGCAGGTTGAAAAGGTGCCAAATGggacttggggggggggggggattgtagTGTTGGCTGTGGAGAACACACATGTATTTCCACAACCTGAATGACTGCAAAATGGCTAGCACaataaaaaagaacattaaaatgACACCAGCCTCACATGTTGTGTAGCCCAGGTTCTTTCTGTGTCCGCTAAAACAAGTGCGCAGACAGCTATACAGATACAGACCTCATATATTAGCGTACCGCTACCAGGTTGGTTTGAGAATTCTACATGCTCCCTGCAGTCATGATTTTAAACCTTATGGTGTGCACTTTCATCCCGCAACAACCAATGTAATTTCAATTCTACACTTCCTTCCCATGGCACGTGGTGCATGCCACATTTTCATAAATATCGCCATCCCCATCTAAGTCTTAGTGACAGGCAAAGCACTGCACACGAAGTAATGCTTGTCGCAAAACTATGGCACAAGGAAGCCGCAAACGCAAGCAACTAGGCCACACGACAAGCTGGCATCTGCACCATCTTTGAACCACCAACAAGCAACTGTACCAGCTAGCCCGAAATTCAGGCACATGAAATGCCCGCGAGAATGAAGGCAATTATTGTTGCGTGAGAAATGCACACTTCAGAAGGTATAAAACTACTGAGGAGCATGGAAATTGCCCTGCCTGCAAAAGGTAACTCCTATCCTTGAACTTTATACACTACAACCGCAAGTGGTGCTGGCTTTCCCCTTGTGTACTTGCAGAACGGCCAGGCCTGACCTGCACTTCATCTTCAGCACCGCTGctgatgttgctgctgctgtcgacATCCCGGTTTAGGGAGTGTGCCGTGCTAACATGTGTTGGGCACGAGCTACTAGTTGGCATGCCACTGTCTTCTTGGTGGAAGCTCGCCGTGTGTAGAATAGGGCAGTTAGAGGAGCCCCGCATTGTGGCCGCAGCCTCTGTTGGCTGGCGCAACAGTGGAGACGTGCCACCGAAAGttccaccgccaccaccaccagagCCCGCTAGCAGTGGTGTACGCTCTGTGGCATTGGCCCCTTCGTCTTCGGTTTCTGAGTCAGAGTCGGGGTTCATGCCTGGAAGGATCACCTTGCGCTTGCAGATGGGGCATGTACGCCTGTTGTGCAGCAGCCATGGCTTGATGCACTTGCAGTGGTATGCTGCACAACACAAGGAACAAAGGATTCACTTTTTCACCCAAAGTTCAATGCTATATATGTAGCTAGTGCAGAATGACTGGGCACTGTACTATGTATATAGCCCACCTACCCAATGTAAGTGTATCTTTCACTGTTTAACCATGATTTAACcataaccacgatttgattatgaggcacgccgtagtgagggactccggaaatttggaccgcctggggttctttaatgtgcacctaaatctaagcacacgggtgttttcgcatttcgtccccatcgaaatgcggaatCCGTGGCTGGGAtctgattccgcgacctcgtgctcagcagcctaacaccatagccactgagcaaccacggcgggtagatccgtggttctcaaatggggggggggggggtctgcaaAACCcaggcgcgcgcacgcacacacacacacacacacacacagaagaaaaacttttttcttctttctttacgGGTGTGGCCACTGCAAGCATCGATGCATTCTGGTTGGGCAATGCAGAAATGTTTTCTCCATGAGATGGCTATAaagcttttgttgcagtttttATGACATATTCATGCAAGCATGTTTTTTTCAGGCTCgcatacttgaaaagcaaatacagaaacAGGTTGAATGTGGCTGCAGATATGCAACTCTGCTTAAGCGTGACCACTCTACGTATTGACAAGCTGATCAGATTGAACTGACGTGGCACTTTTGTTTGACCCCTCTTTACCAGGTAGCAATAAAAGACACCTGTCTCAAGCTGCACATTGGGTTAATTTATGATACTAACTAATGTTAACTAGTAATATTACTTTGCAGGATACGCTACTGTAACTTGGACCAGTCTGGCCAGAGCCTGAAGCAATGAGTTCAGTCCTAGCAAAACTTGTTATATAACGAGATCAGTCTAGTGCCTTGTGTTGGCACCCATGATACCACACGGTGGAAGCATGCAGGAGATTCTGATGACTTGCAGCACTTACCACATTATATCAGGTGACATGAGAGAGGGCAGAGTTTTTCCTCCTGCATCTCCTTGCTCGATTGTAAGCGTTACAGAAAACTTAAGAGGGTACTTACCATGTGCACAAGGCAAAATGCGCAGCTTGTCCCCTTCAACGTAATCCTCGAGGCAGATGGCGCATGTCTCATATATGTCTCCCTTCTTGTACTTGGTGGTGGGCAGCTGCCTAAGAAACTTGCGGGACAGGCGGGACTTCCTCTTCTTGCGCCAGTCTCGAATGCAGCGTACCAACTGCGGCAACCCACCATACCACTGCCATACAGTTGCAACACTGCACGAATGGATAACTCACAAAGCACACAGCAGTATTCAATCTTGCATGCTCAGTCATGGTGTTCTGATGCATGTAAGTCTCATTCTATACAAATTACCCTTAGGCATAGAGAGTTTCTCACTGTATTACCTAGAGGAAAATCTGGCGTTGCTACGCTGTTGTATGCATGGGAATGTCAGTACATGGCGACTtcggattggcgtcgttcttggagagccagggGCTGTATTCTGacacgttccacttcggcgatatttcgcctaggcgaaagttGCATTCAAAaagtcaaccggctgcttacccgtgacgtcagcatgcactaccaacacgcgcactcgaacgcttcgcaaaacacacgagagggcgcaccgtgcgagtgcaaAGCGgttcgggtgtgttgttttcgaatgtatcggccgcagtgtgacacaggcgtgttcgtttattcaatacatgtcaggagcacccactgacaccgtgacgtcaaagtGACATACACCAGAACTACTAGGTGGCGCGTCTTCctttccggttttgctcaaccagccaatcagtgcgcgcctgaaagcgaaaaacgaaatttcgcccaaatggaacatttcagaatacggccccaggacaCCTTGAAGATGCACCTGGCTAGCACCATTCCATCTGTCACAATGACTCATTTCCTACTAAAACACCACGTAAagagctgttttagctttattattacacaaaaagaTGTTTAATTGTGAAGACCTGTAATTGGATGCACAACTATATGAAACATAAAAAGCATCAGCGGGTCGCTAATGTTGGAGGACAGATGACAAGACTCCcgctcgctttggaacagtttgtcgtctgttcttgcttttctttgcttgatTAGGCATTGTAGGCAAGtaaattttattgaaaaatgTAATATGGATGAATGAAAACCTTTTAAGATCTTATTTTGAGAATGCATTATCTGTGCAGCCATACCCACATTTTTGACGACGCCTCGAACAACACCAGCCAACATAAGCCTCATACAGCCATATACCGTCATTCTCATAATGGCACAGCGCTCGTAAGAAAACTCCCGTAGACGGTGGTACCATATTTCcttctaggtaatatagtgagaaactctatgccctcAGGGCAACTGTCATTTGATAACACCATATTTTTACGCCTTAGTGTCTCACAGCCACAGCCACAATGCCTTATAACCCCTTCTGACACAGCGTCCGCATTTGTggacgcgacctatttttgccatttctgagCAATGGTAGCAAGGaatagagcacaaacattaagcttagggtaaattgaacattctgctaacctatactacttccattttacttctgagtgatatgtatcgttacagagtaccgctttggtgaaggcacttcTGTGTTTTACGTGATGTTTGACGAGGCGCATGTCGGTAGCCAACCtcaaaatattctttttttttttctttcttgaaatgctTGTGGCCAATAAATAACCTGTGCATGTAATTCGAGCGGGTGATTCAATCATTTTTATGAAGAAGTTTAGCATAACTGACTTTACAATATTCAAATATTAAGTTACTCTGTAATTAcgatgactcatcataaaatgtaCAAAGAGTCATTCAACCACCTTGATTTGGTTTCAGTGGAGTCTCAAGCCCCCTGGCATAAAATTGCGCATGTTTCACACATGTATTGATAGTCAATCATAATTCATGTCTGAAGGGGATAAAAAATGTGCTCATTTGTACTTTCAAGAATAAAAATGCTAACAGAAGCCTAGCACTGCCCACACTTTTCTCTGCTTCGGGAAGGAGTGTTGCGGGAACACTCATGATGATAATGTGAGTGCACAAGCCAGTGCTCTTCGCCATAAGCAGCAATGATACAAATTTTGTAATCATGGCTGACAAACGTAAAATTCTACAATGTGCCAGACAGAAGCACTAGCCACAAAGTCAGTTCAGACAAGGCTAGATTTGGTTGAATAGCAAGCTTGAAGCATCCTATAATTGCAAAAAAACTCGTCTTGCAGTGAACATGAAATTGTGCGGCCAATGGTATCGTTTGTGATGCTTACTAGTATCCATTGGCACTATCTGCAAAAGTACATCAGATGAGGCAAATACACACCCAGGTGCAACGCATTGAGACAGCTGGACGGAAAAGGGTGGTTAAAGCTAAGTCTaatagaaccccgctgatacgtttttcacgggaccgtttaaaaaaaaaaaaaaagcaagagccgggaaacgcaagagccgagaaacagaaaaaattgagaaatgagagtagtgttgaactgcacacaattttgttttaattcttacgtgtaaAAAAAGTTGTAGTGTCGcctgaaagccgaagcatcgattgcaatagcaaattagttgcaatagcagctatacaaagtaaggatagtagttttatcgtccgtataaacttgtaaacattcgcttattaacgatagtatagaccacttataacataaccgcttatagtgcaggaccagatatagtacggtcttttcagactcccgttaattttcccatagcactccatgtatacacgtatcgcttatagtgcagttgcgggaaacgaaataccggttacagtgcggctgcctgggagtacggaagtcagcggagacggcgaacgctcccctcaaacgggcgccccaaggagtgctcgaggaagaaagagagacgaagtggaggagaagggcacgtgtggcgaacgaacagccagtgaggctgaaaccagaatcttgagtgcgagttgtgaaatatcacggcgtgcatagcgagcgagggccacgaaactgccaacgccagccaacgctcgcttcacgataacggcagtagaTGAAACTTAagggagcgggtggcgccggcacatcacagtgaagggcgcacgcggagaccgtggaatgtgagggaggagggcggcaggggaGCGGATTTCGCCtaggcaactccgccgcttcggtggctcccctcgccctcccacgtagctccctcactttcgactgtcaccgtgcgcgcccgccgccgtccaggcgccgccgctcctgccggcccggcgccagctccccgaagtttcgttttctgccgttatcgggaagcgggcgtttgccggcgtgggcagtttcgttggccggcctggacAGCGctgttgcttccctctgcgccgtagccgcagcgtgcaaggtcaacacgtgactagaaagtagagggagcataaaggagaaagaagggttcactgccattttatacACGtgactacggtagcgtggctgagacgtcggcacatacacgcataatccggcgcaacgcagaatcggcgaccttgccatttgagagagggccaaatttccgccgcgtttttttctttcttttttttccgattGCGTGCaacgttgaggggtctctcctaagcttttactctatggcggtccatcgcttcaacgcaaactgcgcgccaagaacacacagcatgcacaaagctaggagccgccgacgcacctacactgcctcgactctgcccccaacgcagaccgctttcaagatacggcccacgtGACCGCACGCCGCCGCACAGTacgtacgcagttgatgccagagtacaatgcCGCCCGCgatccctccctccccctcacTCCCTCGCAGTTGCCTCGAGCACGACAgaggaaggcgcgcttcctcccgcTTTCACGCGAGATTTAGCCGTggtcatcggctcccctcgcacactttcactcacacatacagcatacggcgcgcggtgacggcattatcgcccttggactttatacggaacatctatgcgccaaaacacaattttagggccacaacgcatcataAACACcaccgtatttgctatctaaagagatagcaaatacggatctcaaaggccatgcttttgctggcggcaACCGAAAATATGGTAGATGTCGCAGCCGGAATTTGGGCgaccaatcccatcgtcaagccaccgagccaagtgacatgaaaactCAAAATGGCCGCTCTGGCCGGCGCGTGGTGGCAGTTtgcaacgcatgatgcgggaacggttccacagttgcgacgcaacagcggggttaccaatgcattgggtcctacgGGAGCTATGCCAGGACCGgccaaaaacgacgtaacagccgggaaaacacagcacccgggaacgtaacagcggggttctactgtattctcTGGTGCTCTATTAGGCAGAAATGCCCGTAATCGAAAAGGGGGAGATGAATGATAATACATGGAGTAATGAATGGCTGGCTGAGGCCAGAGCTGGAATGCCAAATGCACAAGTAGAGAGTGCGCTTCAGAAACAGCCAGCAGACGAATGCACCCTCTGTGTGACACTAGACGAGACCACCGAACATCTGATTCTTCAATGCCACAACATGTCCCCACAGACTTGCACGCTGTCCTTGGCTGCTGCTCTAAGCTTCAGACAGAATGGGGACAAGTAAAAAATTATTGAGAACAGAAGGATTGGTAATCAACAGCAGTGCAGGCTGTGGAAGAAGAAACCGAAAGTCAGTCttgcatttttgtttctttgtagtATATTTTTACATCTATGGCCTAGCCGCTCGGATTTTGGCAAATGGTTACAGAGGGTACGGCCATACCCAGAGGGTACGGTACAGAGGGAACGAACTTCCACACTGAACTTTGAGCAGCAGAAACAGACacttcataagaagccaacaaacaatgacaccaaggacaacataggggaaattacttgtacttgtgggaatcctcgggtcccataaccgccgcaacGGGCAGcgacgtcgcgtcaagcgcatgcgtgcccgggagagttgggagaggggaaactttccttccgcgggcggcgcgcggtaatcgcaagcgctatcagcgccaccgggtgggtcacgtgagatcccgctgatatcgcccgggtctctttggtccccagcaagcggcga
This genomic stretch from Dermacentor silvarum isolate Dsil-2018 chromosome 2, BIME_Dsil_1.4, whole genome shotgun sequence harbors:
- the LOC119440616 gene encoding E3 ubiquitin-protein ligase RNF13, coding for MLHKSTLQFLQATTAVIHSCSVATVWQWYGGLPQLVRCIRDWRKKRKSRLSRKFLRQLPTTKYKKGDIYETCAICLEDYVEGDKLRILPCAHAYHCKCIKPWLLHNRRTCPICKRKVILPGMNPDSDSETEDEGANATERTPLLAGSGGGGGGTFGGTSPLLRQPTEAAATMRGSSNCPILHTASFHQEDSGMPTSSSCPTHVSTAHSLNRDVDSSSNISSGAEDEVQVRPGRSASTQGESQHHLRL